The Streptomyces sp. NBC_01268 genome window below encodes:
- a CDS encoding sensor histidine kinase → MKVPPRTRRALTRVARDKSFLALGIPLHLLMGFLLFLASGLLWETVDGGDAQAPVVLGVVVVLAVLVVPALTAAQIWRFRRLLGIDIPRPGWRRLLGIDIPRPGWRRPLRQAGYHSFTGLLLGALEALLIALLAAGLAAATVYVWVWAVPFEWRIEHRGYSTQAFYVTLAGLGALALVPALSEALVRMETHLGPRLLGPDASEDLAQRVADLTESRAGAVDAADAERRRIERDLHDGAQQRLVALALNLGIAKATLKDLPPEARAVIEAAHQEAKDAIEELGNLVRGLHPAVLDELGLDAALSGLAARSPLPVRLRVDLPPHRSTAEEAEARPADRAASAVEAVAYFVVSEALTNVAKHAREASRADVTVTRLGGILRVVIADDGVGGADPSRGSGLRGLAQRVRSVDGTFRMSSPVGGPTMMSVELPCPT, encoded by the coding sequence ATGAAAGTCCCGCCCCGGACGCGGCGCGCGCTCACCCGCGTGGCCCGAGACAAGTCCTTCCTCGCCCTGGGGATACCCCTCCATCTCCTCATGGGGTTCCTGCTGTTCCTCGCCTCCGGCCTCCTCTGGGAGACCGTCGACGGGGGCGACGCCCAGGCGCCGGTGGTCCTGGGGGTCGTCGTCGTGCTCGCGGTCCTCGTCGTGCCGGCGCTGACGGCGGCCCAGATCTGGCGGTTCCGGCGGCTGCTCGGCATCGACATCCCCCGCCCGGGGTGGCGGCGGCTGCTCGGCATCGACATCCCCCGCCCGGGGTGGCGGCGGCCGCTGCGGCAGGCCGGCTACCACTCCTTCACCGGTCTGCTCCTCGGCGCGCTCGAAGCGCTGCTGATCGCGCTCTTGGCGGCCGGGCTGGCCGCGGCCACGGTGTACGTGTGGGTCTGGGCGGTGCCCTTCGAGTGGCGGATCGAGCACCGCGGGTACAGCACCCAGGCGTTCTACGTCACGCTGGCCGGACTCGGCGCGCTCGCCCTCGTGCCCGCCCTCTCCGAGGCCCTGGTCCGGATGGAGACCCACCTCGGGCCCCGGCTGCTGGGCCCCGACGCGAGCGAGGACCTCGCGCAGCGGGTCGCCGACCTCACCGAGAGCCGCGCGGGCGCCGTCGACGCGGCGGACGCCGAGCGGCGCCGGATCGAGCGGGACCTGCACGACGGCGCCCAGCAGCGGCTGGTGGCGCTCGCACTCAACCTGGGGATCGCCAAGGCGACGCTGAAGGACCTGCCGCCCGAGGCGCGGGCGGTGATCGAGGCGGCCCACCAGGAGGCGAAGGACGCGATCGAGGAGCTCGGCAACCTGGTGCGCGGGCTGCATCCGGCGGTCCTCGACGAACTGGGCCTCGACGCGGCCCTGTCCGGACTCGCGGCGCGCTCGCCGCTGCCGGTACGGCTGCGCGTCGACCTGCCGCCCCACCGGTCGACCGCCGAGGAGGCGGAGGCGCGTCCTGCCGATCGGGCCGCGTCCGCCGTCGAGGCCGTCGCCTACTTCGTGGTCTCCGAGGCGCTGACGAACGTGGCCAAGCACGCGCGTGAGGCGAGCAGGGCGGACGTGACCGTCACGCGGCTGGGCGGGATACTGCGGGTGGTGATCGCCGACGACGGGGTGGGCGGGGCCGATCCGTCCAGGGGAAGCGGTCTGCGGGGGCTCGCCCAGCGCGTGCGGTCCGTGGACGGGACATTCCGGATGAGCAGTCCCGTAGGGGGACCGACCATGATGAGCGTGGAGTTGCCGTGCCCGACGTGA
- the thpR gene encoding RNA 2',3'-cyclic phosphodiesterase: MKEETPEATVRVFIALAPPDDAKDELERELLPAYTAYPRMRWNRIEDWHITLAFLGELPVSAVPPLRRPLAELAASRGPLRLALHGGGHFDERVLWSGIDGDLDGLHRLAADVRSLVNDCGIPYEGRPLRPHLTLARARRDDLSSVVETAAALAGFRGRTWRTERLHLVGSNVGRGPGPIRYRDIEAWELGGGE; encoded by the coding sequence GTGAAAGAAGAGACCCCTGAGGCGACCGTCCGCGTGTTCATCGCGCTCGCCCCGCCCGACGACGCGAAGGACGAGCTGGAGCGGGAACTGCTGCCCGCCTACACGGCGTACCCCCGGATGCGCTGGAACCGCATCGAGGACTGGCACATCACCCTCGCCTTCCTCGGCGAGCTCCCCGTCTCCGCCGTGCCTCCCCTGCGGCGCCCCCTCGCCGAACTCGCGGCGTCCCGCGGGCCGCTCCGGCTCGCGCTGCACGGCGGCGGTCACTTCGACGAGCGGGTCCTGTGGAGCGGCATCGACGGCGACCTCGACGGGCTCCACCGCCTGGCGGCGGACGTGCGGTCCTTGGTGAACGACTGCGGCATCCCCTACGAGGGGCGCCCCCTGCGCCCCCACCTGACCCTCGCCCGGGCCCGGCGCGACGACCTGTCGAGCGTGGTCGAGACGGCCGCCGCCCTCGCCGGGTTCCGGGGCCGCACCTGGCGCACCGAACGCCTCCACCTCGTCGGCAGCAACGTAGGCCGGGGACCCGGACCGATCCGCTACCGGGACATCGAGGCCTGGGAGCTGGGCGGCGGCGAGTGA